A genomic window from Lentibacter algarum includes:
- a CDS encoding biotin-dependent carboxyltransferase family protein, giving the protein MSEASFSVSFAGPLVTFQDAGRPRNMRYGVAASGPMDRLAFDAAHAALGNDQGMNAIEISLGGLVLECTDGSVSVAITGGDFVLQHGDQKSSSWTILTIREGERLSISAGKAGSWAYLAFAGEVDAVDWLGSQATHSTSGFGGGFVRTGGQIKVSRASIRDDRVGGIVRPDFISQGPIRVVAGPQDHCFIQEALEHFGTGVFSVTEAYDRMGMRLSGPKLELDSALSIPSEPIVRGSIQVSGDGVPTVLLADHQTTGGYPKIATVISCDTDKLVQCRAGEKLRFLVISSEQATDHARGYFAQKAKYLDQISVARGSLTTRLMRENLNHGWMSD; this is encoded by the coding sequence ATGTCTGAAGCCTCCTTTTCCGTTTCTTTCGCTGGTCCATTGGTGACGTTCCAAGATGCGGGACGTCCCAGAAATATGCGGTATGGTGTGGCAGCCTCAGGACCAATGGATAGGCTGGCGTTTGATGCCGCTCATGCAGCGCTAGGCAATGATCAGGGTATGAACGCGATTGAAATATCGCTTGGCGGGTTGGTCTTGGAGTGCACAGATGGTTCTGTTTCTGTTGCCATTACGGGCGGAGACTTCGTACTGCAACATGGCGATCAGAAGTCCTCATCATGGACGATCTTGACGATCCGTGAGGGCGAGCGGTTGTCGATCAGCGCAGGTAAGGCAGGGAGTTGGGCATATCTTGCATTTGCGGGAGAGGTCGATGCCGTGGATTGGCTTGGCAGCCAAGCGACCCATTCGACATCGGGTTTCGGGGGGGGCTTTGTGCGTACAGGTGGTCAGATAAAGGTTTCTCGTGCATCCATCCGCGATGACCGAGTGGGTGGAATTGTGCGCCCAGACTTTATCTCCCAAGGCCCGATACGTGTCGTTGCAGGGCCCCAAGATCACTGTTTTATACAAGAGGCTTTGGAGCATTTTGGGACTGGAGTGTTTAGTGTCACAGAGGCCTATGATAGGATGGGGATGCGGTTGAGCGGACCGAAGCTAGAACTTGATAGCGCCTTGTCTATTCCCTCTGAGCCCATTGTGCGCGGATCTATTCAGGTGTCAGGTGACGGCGTTCCAACGGTTCTGCTCGCCGATCATCAAACCACTGGCGGGTACCCTAAAATTGCAACGGTAATCTCTTGCGATACAGACAAATTGGTACAATGTCGTGCAGGCGAAAAACTACGCTTTCTTGTTATATCTAGTGAGCAAGCAACAGATCATGCCCGTGGGTATTTTGCGCAGAAAGCCAAATATCTTGACCAAATCTCTGTGGCGCGCGGATCGTTGACGACTCGACTTATGCGAGAGAACCTGAACCATGGTTGGATGTCTGACTAA
- a CDS encoding TRAP transporter large permease, whose amino-acid sequence MIGYVSIGLLGLLALSIPVGIVLFLLGFGIDAFFSNFPLTKGLGNMVWSASNSATLIAIPFFVLLGEILVRSGVATRTYAALDRWVSWLPGGLVHANIATATMFSATSGSSVATAATVATVAMPQAEKLGYDPKLFSGAIAAGGTLGIMIPPSINLIVYGFLTQSSIPQLFLAGLIPGLGLALMFMLITVIICLIRPDLGGLRRTFPFPQMLRALIDLVPILMLFGMIVGSIYAGWATPTEAAAVGVAGAFLIALAFGGVSWDMLIQSLTGTVKITSMIMLIVIGASFLNFTLASAGLGRELTTFMDGLGLSPLGFILVVVVLYIVLGFFIETLSLMVVTIPIIVPMVLVQGYDVIWFGILMIVLIEMALITPPVGLNLYVVQGARKSGNLNEVMLGALPYCLTMLAMAFLLIAFPSIALFLPNALQ is encoded by the coding sequence ATGATCGGGTATGTTTCCATCGGCCTTTTAGGCCTACTGGCCCTCTCGATCCCTGTGGGTATCGTGCTGTTCCTATTGGGCTTCGGTATTGATGCCTTTTTCTCCAATTTTCCGCTCACCAAAGGGCTTGGAAATATGGTCTGGTCCGCGTCCAATTCAGCGACGCTCATTGCGATTCCATTTTTTGTGCTTCTGGGCGAAATTCTTGTGCGCAGTGGTGTTGCCACGCGCACCTACGCAGCCCTTGACCGCTGGGTAAGCTGGCTGCCGGGCGGGTTGGTCCACGCCAACATCGCGACTGCAACGATGTTTTCTGCCACCTCCGGCTCGTCCGTTGCCACAGCGGCTACTGTCGCCACTGTGGCGATGCCACAGGCCGAAAAACTTGGGTACGACCCCAAGTTGTTCTCGGGTGCTATTGCCGCTGGAGGGACGCTTGGGATCATGATCCCGCCATCTATCAATCTCATCGTCTATGGCTTCCTCACCCAATCCTCGATTCCACAGCTCTTTTTAGCGGGCCTCATCCCCGGCCTTGGCCTTGCGCTAATGTTCATGCTGATCACGGTTATCATTTGCCTGATCCGACCTGATTTGGGGGGGCTACGCCGCACGTTCCCGTTTCCGCAAATGCTGCGCGCGTTGATTGATCTGGTGCCGATCTTGATGCTTTTTGGGATGATCGTTGGCTCTATCTACGCGGGGTGGGCGACCCCAACCGAAGCGGCGGCTGTCGGCGTTGCTGGTGCCTTTCTTATAGCGCTCGCGTTTGGAGGTGTCTCATGGGACATGCTGATTCAAAGCCTGACGGGGACAGTTAAAATCACCTCTATGATTATGTTGATTGTGATCGGCGCATCGTTCCTGAATTTCACGCTGGCCTCGGCCGGTTTGGGCCGCGAATTGACCACGTTCATGGATGGTCTCGGGCTATCCCCGCTTGGCTTTATCCTTGTGGTTGTCGTGCTCTACATCGTTCTGGGCTTCTTTATTGAAACGCTATCGCTGATGGTTGTCACCATCCCTATCATCGTGCCGATGGTGCTGGTTCAAGGCTATGACGTGATCTGGTTTGGCATCCTGATGATCGTTCTGATCGAGATGGCATTGATCACGCCGCCTGTTGGGCTCAACCTGTATGTGGTTCAGGGCGCTCGCAAATCAGGCAACCTCAATGAGGTTATGTTGGGAGCGCTGCCCTATTGCCTGACGATGCTGGCGATGGCTTTTCTTTTGATCGCTTTCCCAAGCATCGCGCTCTTCTTACCAAATGCGCTTCAGTAG
- a CDS encoding LamB/YcsF family protein: MTLDLNSDLGEGFGSWTLGNEVQISSFVKA, encoded by the coding sequence ATGACGTTAGACCTCAACTCTGACCTTGGCGAAGGGTTCGGCTCGTGGACCTTGGGCAATGAAGTTCAAATCTCCAGTTTTGTGAAGGCATAA
- a CDS encoding putative hydro-lyase produces the protein MVLTTVSHSDLVACSAGEVRAAIRSGSYDQHTAGLAAGKLQCNLAILPEKFALDFLRFCQRNPKPCPIVGVSDNGDPFLPTLGQDIDIRSDVSKYRVFRDGTLHDEVTNIADIWADDLVTVALGCSFTFENALLRNGIPVRHIERGLNVPMYRTNIGLVPAGRFGGRMVVTMRPIPEAQVDKAREISRRYPQAHGAPIAVGDPAEIGIKDLAHPDWGDAVEIKPGEVPVYWACGVTPQNVLLDAGLPICITHSPGHMLITDVAEDAETTILRKN, from the coding sequence ATAGTGCTAACAACAGTCTCACATTCCGACCTTGTTGCCTGTTCCGCAGGCGAGGTCAGGGCGGCAATCCGCAGCGGGTCTTACGACCAGCACACAGCGGGTCTCGCTGCTGGCAAACTGCAATGCAATCTTGCAATCTTGCCCGAGAAATTCGCCTTGGATTTCTTGCGCTTTTGTCAGCGGAACCCAAAGCCCTGCCCAATCGTAGGCGTGAGCGACAATGGTGATCCGTTTTTACCGACACTTGGTCAGGACATCGATATTCGTAGCGATGTTTCAAAGTACCGTGTGTTTCGGGATGGCACGCTTCATGACGAGGTCACCAACATTGCTGATATCTGGGCTGACGACTTGGTTACGGTGGCTTTGGGGTGTTCGTTTACGTTTGAAAATGCACTGCTACGCAACGGCATTCCGGTCCGGCATATCGAAAGGGGCCTAAACGTTCCGATGTATCGAACCAATATTGGGCTCGTGCCGGCGGGGCGGTTTGGTGGCCGGATGGTCGTTACGATGCGCCCAATCCCCGAAGCACAGGTCGACAAAGCCCGCGAGATCAGCCGTCGATATCCGCAGGCACATGGGGCGCCGATTGCAGTGGGCGATCCTGCCGAGATCGGCATCAAAGATCTGGCCCACCCAGATTGGGGAGACGCTGTCGAGATAAAACCCGGAGAAGTACCTGTCTACTGGGCCTGCGGTGTGACGCCGCAAAACGTTCTTTTGGATGCGGGTCTTCCGATCTGCATCACGCATTCGCCGGGTCACATGCTGATCACCGATGTGGCGGAGGACGCAGAGACAACGATCTTAAGAAAAAACTAA
- a CDS encoding cupin domain-containing protein produces the protein MSLSAGIMRRGEGIDDVHWNILGQVYSPKSITEECFSWAALLPAESFVPPHIHTTQDEYILLQSGELDLVLNGKHIHASEGDLVCMPRGIPHGIFNNTGHDVTCLFWVTPTGKLVDLFRKLHNMSRPDEVVATAPAYDVKFLPAQRAADVMGMR, from the coding sequence ATGAGCCTATCAGCCGGAATAATGCGCCGTGGCGAAGGCATCGACGATGTGCATTGGAACATTCTCGGGCAGGTATACTCGCCGAAATCGATCACCGAAGAGTGTTTCAGTTGGGCCGCGCTTTTGCCCGCTGAATCGTTTGTTCCCCCGCATATTCACACCACGCAGGACGAATACATCCTGCTGCAATCCGGTGAACTGGATCTGGTTTTGAACGGCAAGCATATCCACGCAAGCGAAGGCGATCTGGTGTGCATGCCACGCGGCATTCCGCATGGAATTTTTAACAACACCGGTCATGATGTGACCTGCCTGTTCTGGGTCACGCCAACCGGCAAGCTGGTCGACTTGTTCCGCAAGCTCCACAACATGTCGCGCCCGGATGAAGTGGTCGCGACTGCGCCCGCCTATGATGTGAAATTTCTGCCCGCACAACGCGCAGCAGATGTCATGGGGATGCGCTAG
- a CDS encoding FAD-dependent monooxygenase, translated as MFTIETEQKAAMRPAGRAETDSLYFTYPHFEPPKGDARAQMVTSASVAIVGAGPIGMTAALTLAKQGIRSVLFDNKDTFNDGSRAICVARSSFQILERIGAVAPFLDKSLGWTTGRSFYRGKQILEFEMPDSPSEKYRPMYNLQQQYIEQFLWDAVVKSELIETRWQSEVTGLSDTDDGVRLNVRDPEDDYEFNADWVLAADGARSTIRKLRDMRLEGDNFEGRYVIADVQMAHGYPTIRRALFDPDCRRGGTILVHKQPDNIWRIDYQLRDGEDEAEAIREETVRASVASVLDEIGYSGDWDLEWWSIYSANTLALADYRDGRVFFVGDSAHIVPIFGVRGLNNGLADAENIGWKLGWVLNGKADEALLDSYTPERRGATLDVFANASKSARFMTPPSAGWQLMRDAALNLALSHPFAGKLANPRQMTPYTYTQSPVVQADDPLFETGPVAGAVLPDALVGDGFLHDLLGPGFSLICFDGALADQCAQADLTVCRLPPASEAAQILGATAETAYLVRPDGHVASRWKSAQAADVLIALQAAVEMPKEAIS; from the coding sequence TTGTTTACGATCGAAACAGAACAGAAAGCCGCCATGAGACCTGCAGGACGCGCCGAAACTGACTCGCTCTATTTTACGTACCCACATTTTGAGCCGCCCAAAGGTGATGCGCGTGCACAAATGGTCACCTCTGCGTCAGTCGCCATCGTCGGTGCCGGTCCGATTGGCATGACCGCGGCACTTACTCTGGCCAAGCAAGGCATCCGTTCGGTGCTGTTTGACAACAAGGACACCTTCAACGATGGCAGCCGGGCCATTTGTGTTGCTCGGTCCAGTTTCCAGATTCTGGAGCGGATCGGAGCGGTTGCGCCCTTCCTGGACAAATCCCTGGGCTGGACGACCGGGCGATCGTTCTATCGCGGCAAGCAGATCCTCGAATTCGAGATGCCTGACAGTCCGTCGGAAAAATACCGCCCGATGTACAATCTACAGCAGCAATATATCGAACAGTTCCTCTGGGATGCTGTCGTCAAAAGCGAGTTGATCGAGACCCGGTGGCAAAGCGAAGTGACGGGATTGTCGGATACTGATGACGGCGTCCGGCTGAATGTGCGCGATCCCGAGGACGACTACGAATTCAACGCGGACTGGGTTCTGGCCGCAGACGGTGCGCGCAGCACAATCCGCAAGTTGCGTGACATGCGGCTCGAAGGAGACAATTTCGAAGGGCGGTATGTGATTGCCGATGTTCAGATGGCGCATGGCTACCCGACCATCCGACGCGCCCTGTTTGATCCAGATTGCCGCCGTGGCGGGACGATCCTTGTGCATAAACAACCCGACAACATCTGGCGCATCGACTATCAATTGCGCGACGGCGAAGACGAAGCAGAAGCGATCCGCGAGGAGACCGTGCGCGCCTCGGTTGCGTCGGTTCTGGACGAAATCGGCTATTCCGGCGACTGGGATCTTGAGTGGTGGAGCATTTACTCGGCCAACACGCTTGCCCTTGCCGACTACCGGGACGGGCGGGTGTTCTTTGTCGGTGACAGCGCCCATATTGTGCCAATTTTCGGGGTGCGCGGGTTGAACAATGGCCTGGCAGATGCGGAGAATATCGGGTGGAAACTGGGTTGGGTGCTGAACGGCAAGGCTGATGAGGCCCTGCTTGACAGCTATACCCCCGAACGCCGCGGCGCGACGCTGGACGTTTTTGCCAATGCCTCGAAGTCCGCCCGTTTCATGACCCCGCCTAGCGCAGGCTGGCAATTGATGCGAGATGCGGCGCTGAACCTTGCACTCAGCCATCCCTTTGCCGGCAAGCTTGCCAATCCCCGTCAGATGACCCCTTACACATATACTCAAAGCCCTGTCGTGCAGGCAGATGATCCGCTTTTTGAAACCGGGCCGGTCGCCGGCGCGGTCCTGCCGGATGCCTTGGTCGGAGACGGATTCCTTCATGATCTTCTCGGGCCGGGGTTCAGCCTGATCTGTTTTGACGGGGCACTTGCCGATCAGTGCGCTCAGGCCGATCTGACAGTCTGCCGCCTGCCACCCGCTTCAGAGGCTGCTCAAATCCTGGGGGCCACGGCCGAGACGGCCTATCTTGTGCGCCCCGATGGCCATGTTGCAAGTCGGTGGAAATCTGCGCAAGCGGCTGATGTTCTTATTGCCCTTCAAGCTGCAGTCGAGATGCCAAAGGAAGCGATTTCATGA
- a CDS encoding TRAP transporter substrate-binding protein: MKQTLAILAATTALAAPAFAEDLSVVGSWSSLPLHKSYEAPFWGATLPAAGDFNVELTTHNQMSLGLGDIYPLLGQGVYDVAMTVADYAVSDAPELEGLDVPLIALSADEARAMVDAARPMVSEIYRDRFNSHVLAIAPYPPQVVFCNAEISSLADLTGLKVRASGRMTAKLLEALGAEGVNVSFSEVPGALQKGVVDCAVTGAGSGYSAGWWEVSSHLLPIPLGGWDPVVTAINLDKWNGMSAENQALLTDQIKTGFEDLAWASAQDALVNDIACLTGNGECPSGDARSMTLVDVSDEDFTRARDILTSEVLPEWAERAGGDWATRWNDSVGKVVGVEIK, translated from the coding sequence ATGAAACAGACACTTGCTATTTTGGCTGCAACCACGGCCCTCGCCGCACCTGCCTTCGCAGAAGACTTATCCGTCGTGGGCAGCTGGTCCAGCTTGCCGCTGCACAAGAGCTATGAAGCGCCGTTCTGGGGTGCAACTTTGCCCGCAGCGGGTGATTTCAATGTGGAACTGACCACACACAACCAGATGAGCCTTGGTTTGGGCGATATTTATCCGTTGCTGGGCCAAGGTGTCTATGATGTGGCAATGACTGTTGCTGACTATGCTGTGTCTGACGCGCCAGAACTGGAAGGCCTTGATGTGCCACTGATTGCACTCAGTGCAGATGAAGCCCGTGCAATGGTTGACGCGGCGCGCCCCATGGTCTCAGAGATCTACCGCGACCGCTTCAACAGCCATGTTCTCGCGATTGCACCCTATCCGCCACAGGTCGTTTTCTGTAACGCTGAGATTTCTAGCCTAGCAGATCTTACAGGTCTCAAGGTCCGCGCCTCAGGCCGGATGACGGCCAAGCTACTCGAAGCTTTGGGTGCAGAAGGCGTGAATGTGTCCTTCTCAGAAGTGCCAGGTGCTTTGCAAAAAGGTGTGGTCGATTGCGCTGTGACAGGTGCCGGCTCGGGCTATTCAGCCGGTTGGTGGGAAGTATCCTCTCACTTGCTGCCGATCCCATTGGGGGGCTGGGACCCTGTTGTAACGGCAATCAACCTCGACAAGTGGAATGGCATGTCAGCCGAGAACCAAGCGCTTCTCACTGACCAGATCAAGACTGGCTTTGAAGATCTTGCATGGGCCAGCGCACAAGACGCGCTTGTCAATGACATCGCTTGCCTCACAGGGAACGGGGAATGCCCGTCTGGTGATGCACGTTCGATGACGCTTGTGGACGTCAGCGACGAAGATTTCACACGGGCCCGTGATATCCTCACATCCGAGGTTTTGCCCGAGTGGGCAGAGCGTGCAGGCGGTGACTGGGCAACACGTTGGAACGACAGTGTTGGCAAAGTTGTCGGTGTCGAAATCAAGTAA
- a CDS encoding TRAP transporter small permease → MELKVIAILRRLNKGVALFVGAGLLVCATFVLTDIIMRRFGTSLGGTEEIAGYAMALATSWGMAYTLLEMGHVRIDILRSRADSFKRALFDVFSMIVMSGVIITIALKAWPVLERSIKNGSTANTPLETPLVWVHLPWFAGWVWFALMATTITLCALSLLIKRRHGDTEQFIGAFAEQETLQ, encoded by the coding sequence ATGGAACTCAAGGTGATAGCAATCCTGCGCAGGCTGAACAAAGGGGTTGCCCTTTTTGTCGGCGCAGGGCTGCTGGTTTGCGCGACCTTCGTGTTAACAGATATCATCATGCGCCGGTTCGGTACGTCCCTTGGCGGTACCGAGGAGATTGCGGGCTACGCTATGGCGCTCGCGACCTCTTGGGGCATGGCATACACATTGTTAGAAATGGGCCATGTCCGCATAGACATCCTGCGCAGCCGCGCAGACAGTTTCAAACGCGCGCTGTTTGATGTCTTTTCAATGATCGTAATGTCGGGTGTTATCATCACTATCGCGCTCAAGGCATGGCCAGTATTGGAACGGTCGATCAAGAACGGCTCAACTGCCAATACACCACTTGAGACGCCGCTTGTCTGGGTTCACCTACCTTGGTTTGCGGGTTGGGTTTGGTTTGCCCTAATGGCGACCACCATCACCCTCTGCGCGCTCAGCTTGCTGATCAAGCGCCGCCACGGCGACACCGAGCAATTCATCGGCGCATTTGCCGAGCAGGAGACATTGCAATGA
- a CDS encoding sulfatase-like hydrolase/transferase, whose translation MMPAKNVLFIMCDQLRWDYLSCYGHKTLHTPHIDALAGRGVRYDRAYVQSPVCGASRMSTYTGRYVHAHGASWNFVPIKAGEMTIGDHLRPLGVRSVLIGKTHMKADAPGMARLGIDPKSRIGVRIAECGFDPFERDDGIHPYSGHEPNPRYNDVLREKGLEAENPWEEYANAGEDEDGDLLSGWFLKNADRPARVPDPLSETPYITGRAMDFIDDALDTDPDQPWVAHVSYIKPHWPYIVPEPYASMFGPDNVPPANRSDAERENAHPVFAQFMNRRVSRNFSRDDVRAKVIPAYMGLIKQIDDQMGRLFQHLEDRGIADQTMIVFTSDHGDYLGDHWLGEKELFHDESLRVPLIIYDPSPEADPTRGKVNTDLIESIDLAPSFLEMYGGAPVPHVMDGHSLIDTLTGTRTSDPRRYVISEYDYSFVEPRIALDMPARDCWLRMIFDGRYKYIHAERFRPMLYDLDDDPNELNDLGADPALAEVRARLHEALFEWARKPRQRATVADGAIEGTNIQDRIGEAGILIGYWDEAELEEAIRNEWGPRLANANPLVAPTLNKLLRRDVSEDKT comes from the coding sequence ATGATGCCTGCCAAGAACGTTCTGTTCATCATGTGCGACCAGCTGCGGTGGGATTACCTGAGCTGTTATGGCCACAAGACCCTGCATACGCCGCATATCGATGCGCTGGCCGGGCGCGGCGTTCGCTATGACCGGGCCTATGTCCAGTCGCCCGTGTGCGGCGCATCGCGCATGTCGACCTATACTGGGCGCTACGTGCATGCCCATGGCGCCAGCTGGAATTTCGTGCCGATCAAGGCCGGAGAGATGACGATCGGTGATCATCTGCGCCCCCTGGGGGTCCGCTCTGTCCTGATCGGCAAGACCCACATGAAGGCCGACGCGCCGGGCATGGCGCGGCTCGGCATCGATCCCAAGAGCCGGATCGGCGTGCGCATCGCGGAATGCGGGTTCGATCCGTTCGAGCGGGACGATGGCATTCACCCCTATTCCGGACACGAGCCCAATCCGCGCTACAACGATGTGCTGCGCGAAAAGGGGCTTGAGGCAGAAAACCCCTGGGAAGAATACGCCAATGCCGGCGAGGACGAGGACGGTGATCTGCTGTCGGGCTGGTTCCTCAAAAATGCGGATCGCCCGGCGCGGGTTCCCGATCCGTTGTCGGAAACGCCCTATATCACCGGGCGCGCGATGGATTTCATCGACGATGCCCTGGACACCGATCCCGATCAGCCCTGGGTCGCCCATGTCAGCTATATCAAGCCGCATTGGCCCTATATCGTGCCGGAACCCTATGCCAGCATGTTCGGGCCCGACAATGTGCCGCCCGCCAATCGCAGCGATGCCGAGCGCGAAAATGCGCACCCGGTATTTGCACAATTCATGAACCGCCGCGTGAGCCGGAATTTCAGCCGCGACGACGTGCGGGCCAAGGTGATCCCGGCCTATATGGGCCTGATCAAGCAGATCGACGATCAGATGGGGCGGCTGTTTCAGCATCTCGAAGACCGTGGCATCGCCGATCAGACCATGATCGTGTTCACCTCGGATCATGGCGATTACCTCGGCGATCACTGGCTGGGCGAGAAAGAGCTGTTTCACGACGAATCCCTGCGCGTGCCGCTGATCATTTACGATCCCTCGCCCGAGGCCGACCCGACCCGCGGCAAGGTGAACACGGATCTGATCGAATCCATCGACCTCGCGCCGAGCTTTCTGGAAATGTATGGCGGCGCGCCCGTTCCCCACGTCATGGATGGCCATTCCCTGATCGACACTCTGACCGGCACGCGCACGTCCGATCCACGCCGCTATGTGATTTCGGAATACGATTATTCCTTTGTTGAACCGCGCATCGCTCTGGACATGCCGGCGCGCGATTGCTGGCTGCGGATGATATTCGACGGTCGCTACAAATACATTCACGCCGAACGCTTCCGCCCGATGCTCTACGATCTTGACGACGACCCTAACGAACTGAACGATCTTGGGGCCGATCCCGCATTGGCCGAAGTGCGGGCGCGCCTGCACGAGGCGTTGTTTGAATGGGCCAGAAAGCCGCGCCAGCGCGCCACCGTGGCGGATGGGGCAATCGAAGGCACCAACATTCAGGATCGCATTGGCGAGGCCGGTATCCTGATCGGATATTGGGATGAAGCCGAGTTGGAAGAGGCGATCCGCAATGAATGGGGCCCGCGGCTGGCCAATGCAAACCCCCTGGTCGCCCCGACCCTGAACAAGTTATTGCGCCGCGATGTATCGGAGGACAAAACATGA
- a CDS encoding LysR family transcriptional regulator, with amino-acid sequence MTFDQIKTFLWVARLGGFRKAAERLNLSQPAISTRIANLEQELRVPLFERGPGELVLTKHGTLLLSYAEQMLFVEEEIKQRVANPSEAEGLFRVGASETIAQAWLPDFLKAFSEQYPRVNVDLTVDISLNLRTDLLERKLDLALLMGPVSEFSVENVALPSFDLHWYRSTANPQTDLSKVPVISYSSKTRPYRELMSELTRRIRPKVRVYASASLSASLKMIAAGIAVGPYPRALANDFLEAGQIVEFDPGFRPQPLSFTASYLSEPRSFLVENSAQIARAVANTWERTQPS; translated from the coding sequence ATGACATTTGATCAGATCAAGACTTTCCTCTGGGTCGCTCGTTTGGGAGGCTTTCGCAAGGCTGCTGAACGCCTCAATCTTTCGCAGCCTGCCATCTCGACCCGAATTGCAAACCTCGAACAAGAACTGCGCGTGCCCCTTTTTGAACGTGGTCCGGGCGAACTTGTCTTAACAAAACACGGAACGCTTTTACTTTCGTATGCTGAGCAAATGTTGTTTGTCGAAGAAGAGATCAAGCAACGTGTTGCCAACCCATCCGAAGCAGAGGGTCTTTTTCGTGTCGGCGCCTCCGAGACGATCGCACAGGCATGGTTGCCTGACTTTTTAAAGGCTTTCAGTGAGCAGTATCCGCGTGTCAATGTTGACCTGACGGTGGATATTTCCTTGAATTTGCGCACGGATTTGCTTGAGAGGAAGCTTGATCTCGCACTTCTAATGGGTCCCGTGTCGGAGTTTTCTGTTGAAAACGTGGCCCTGCCGTCTTTTGATTTGCATTGGTATCGATCGACTGCAAATCCACAGACTGATTTGAGCAAAGTCCCAGTGATTTCCTATTCAAGCAAGACCCGACCGTATCGTGAATTAATGTCTGAGCTCACGCGTAGGATCCGACCAAAGGTGCGTGTCTATGCGTCGGCTTCCTTGTCGGCGAGTTTGAAGATGATCGCAGCAGGAATCGCCGTAGGTCCTTACCCGAGGGCGCTTGCCAACGATTTTCTTGAGGCGGGGCAAATTGTAGAGTTTGATCCGGGATTTCGCCCGCAGCCGCTCTCGTTCACGGCATCATATTTGTCAGAACCGCGCAGCTTCCTTGTTGAAAACAGTGCGCAAATTGCCCGCGCGGTTGCGAATACATGGGAACGAACTCAGCCAAGCTAA
- a CDS encoding allophanate hydrolase subunit 1, whose protein sequence is MKAQFSAIADHALLVTFAQELSDAAHAHVIALDMALGTNVPVGVIETVPALVNLLVSFDPMATDHLTVQKHVGACLEELKLQEIAGGRRCVQVCYEPPFAPDLDAVASATGLSREAVINAHLEGDYRALMYGFAPGYAYLAGVPNQIQVPRKTTPVRDVPAGSVIIAGPQCLVTTLTMPTGWSNIGRSPTPIFTGDPEHPFLFDVGDNVTFERIDCPTYQRLSQGGNNV, encoded by the coding sequence ATGAAAGCTCAATTCAGTGCTATTGCGGATCACGCTTTATTGGTGACCTTTGCACAAGAACTCTCAGACGCTGCACACGCGCACGTCATTGCGCTCGATATGGCATTGGGTACTAATGTACCCGTTGGAGTGATTGAAACGGTCCCCGCTCTTGTGAATCTGTTGGTGTCTTTTGACCCCATGGCGACAGACCACTTGACCGTTCAAAAGCATGTAGGCGCATGTCTCGAAGAATTGAAGCTACAGGAGATTGCGGGAGGCCGTCGTTGTGTCCAAGTGTGTTACGAGCCGCCGTTTGCACCCGATTTGGACGCCGTCGCCTCTGCCACTGGCCTCTCACGAGAGGCAGTGATCAATGCGCATTTGGAAGGCGACTATCGCGCGCTTATGTATGGCTTTGCTCCTGGCTATGCCTATCTTGCTGGGGTTCCCAATCAGATACAGGTACCTCGCAAAACAACGCCTGTCCGTGATGTCCCCGCAGGCAGTGTCATTATTGCGGGCCCACAATGCCTTGTCACAACCCTAACCATGCCAACAGGCTGGTCAAACATTGGGCGTTCGCCCACACCGATCTTCACAGGCGATCCTGAGCACCCTTTCTTGTTCGATGTCGGCGATAATGTAACGTTTGAGCGCATAGATTGCCCAACGTATCAACGTCTGAGCCAAGGAGGGAATAATGTCTGA
- a CDS encoding hotdog fold thioesterase: protein MTLAKDLFDQDQMMQLLGASIIRQVEGCVELEMMVTERMVQKHGTCQGGALFTLADAAFGISANCAGREAVSQHCSITYLRPAHLGEVVVASVSLRTTVGRTSIYDVSLSTEAGGLVAEFRGVARALSK from the coding sequence ATGACACTTGCCAAAGACCTTTTCGATCAGGATCAGATGATGCAGCTCCTAGGCGCTAGCATCATCCGACAGGTCGAAGGCTGTGTAGAGCTGGAGATGATGGTGACAGAACGCATGGTGCAGAAACATGGAACCTGTCAGGGCGGGGCCCTTTTTACATTGGCTGACGCCGCTTTCGGGATCTCGGCGAATTGCGCTGGCCGAGAAGCCGTGTCGCAACATTGTTCCATCACCTATCTGCGCCCGGCGCATCTCGGAGAGGTTGTTGTCGCCTCCGTGTCTTTGCGAACAACCGTCGGCCGCACTTCGATCTATGACGTGAGCCTGTCCACAGAGGCGGGCGGGCTCGTGGCAGAGTTTCGCGGCGTTGCGCGTGCGCTTTCCAAGTGA